In Ananas comosus cultivar F153 unplaced genomic scaffold, ASM154086v1, whole genome shotgun sequence, a single window of DNA contains:
- the LOC109706239 gene encoding uncharacterized protein LOC109706239, whose translation MARNGQIIPLSYKDWRVVPNSTKDIMWMIVQKKFQISEEGRDWVIMSIGKKWREFKSKLKKLHYDTHKTYEEKIAACDSRVHAKEWEFLVKHWDSQVGQERSAKNKASRAMLKTTHTAGTKSFARVRAEMDKKNNHIQPRRHELYIRTHTKKNGKPLNAYCSKIMKCTDLPYNGSPNNQATSSHSSYEAPPTQVYRAKNISKRVHAVSNIMIGTEVYLRSLQKPHNHVAQGYLLSKDPTTRVGGFELGPQCWEIQIDVPIVRNEPLLRPYSSYQTIGDAVGATVAWPYTFVKCK comes from the exons ATGGCAAGAAATGGACAAATAATTCCTCTAAGTTATAAAGATTGGAGAGTTGTTCCAAATTCAACTAAGGATATTATGTGGATGATTGTACAG aaaaaatttcaaatttcagaagAAGGAAGAGATTGGGTTATTATGTCTATAGGAAAAAAATGGAGGGAGTTCAAAAGCAAACTAAAAAAACTTCACTATGATACTCATAAAACTTACGAGGAAAAGATAGCAGCTTGTGATTCTCGAGTACACGCGAAAGAATGGGAATTTCTTGTTAAGCACTGGGACTCTCAAGTAGGACAG GAACGTAGTGCCAAAAATAAAGCTAGCCGTGCAATGCTAAAAACCACACATACAGCAGGCACAAAAAGCTTCGCAAGAGTTCGTGCTGAG ATGGACaagaaaaataatcatattCAACCGAGAAGACATGAGCTCTACATAAGAACGCACACCAAGAAGAATGGCAAGCCTTTAAATGCGTATTGCTCGAAAATCATG AAATGCACTGATCTTCCTTATAATGGATCACCTAATAATCAGGCAACCTCTTCTCATTCTAGTTATGAAGCACCACCAACTCAG GTGTATCGAGCTAAGAATATCTCAAAGAGAGTCCACGCTGTATCAAATATTATG ATTGGAACTGAAGTTTACTTGAGGAGTTTACAAAAACCTCACAATCATGTAGCACAAGGTTATCTTTTGAGTAAAGATCCAACTACAAGAGTGGGTGGGTTCGAATTAGGACCACAGTGTTGGGAGATTCAAATTGATGTGCCAATAGTACGCAATGAACCACTACTTAGACCATATAGTAGCTATCAAACAATTGGAGATGCTGTTGGAGCAACTGTTGCTTGGCCATATACTTTT GTTAAGTGCAAGTAG